The Montipora capricornis isolate CH-2021 chromosome 6, ASM3666992v2, whole genome shotgun sequence genome has a window encoding:
- the LOC138053605 gene encoding uncharacterized protein has protein sequence MAAFIACTILISLGYFISLKKCVLQPSTALRFLGYICDSLQQAFILPQDKRAKFASLRDSILAHKTVSLKNLQKFVGKTTSFALLAPAAKLFSNEAYRAISRCSKASTSQFRITKDLRKELLHWRFLDSWEGFLPWRDEHHFQLTLFSDASFSGWGACLKLPGEAPVEARGYWDETSRGYHIAAKETRALFNAVQCLLAQSFNARVNVFVDNKVLLDSWEKQISKSPIISDTLKDLFLFTMAHNLSLSLHYVPSHLNPAHQPSRVLSDLDCTLSQDMWKRIDTMFGPHTIDLMALPSNVRHNRSGNSLPFFSPFLCPQSAGTNVFAQSIARQENAYVFHPFLLIGPLFRFLESQSFTFTIIVPDISPRKYCWPLVFCRASCAYKLASKGNNNVLLFPTKSGSSPLAPRPLQWDLWAFRIHGS, from the coding sequence ATGGCAGCTTTCATTGCTTGTACAATCCTCATTTCCTTGGGATATTTCATCAGTCTCAAGAAATGCGTGCTCCAGCCCTCTACCGCTCTCAGATTCCTGGGTTATATTTGTGATTCACTTCAGCAGGCATTTATTCTTCCACAAGACAAACGTGCCAAATTTGCTTCACTTCGAGATTCTATCCTCGCTCACAAAACGGTGTCGttaaaaaacttgcaaaaattTGTAGGTAAAACTACATCATTTGCTTTATTGGCTCCTGCGGCCAAGCTATTTTCTAACGAAGCATACCGGGCTATTTCCCGCTGCTCCAAAGCGTCCACATCCCAGTTCCGTATCACCAAGGATCTCCGCAAAGAGTTGTTACATTGGAGATTCTTAGATTCTTGGGAAGGTTTCCTTCCCTGGAGGGACGAGCATCACTTTCAACTTACGCTATTTTCAGATGCTTCCTTTTCTGGCTGGGGTGCTTGTCTCAAACTTCCAGGGGAGGCGCCTGTAGAGGCTCGTGGGTACTGGGACGAGACCAGTCGCGGATACCATATTGCAGCCAAGGAAACCCGGGCCCTTTTCAACGCTGTTCAGTGCCTTCTTGCCCAGTCCTTCAACGCCAGAGTCAACGTCTTCGTGGACAACAAAGTACTTCTGGATAGCTGGGAAAAACAAATTTCCAAATCCCCGATCATCTCAGATACCCTCAAAGATTTATTTCTTTTCACCATGGCCCACAACCTTTCCTTATCCTTACATTACGTGCCATCTCATCTTAATCCGGCACATCAACCCTCGCGAGTTTTGTCTGACCTCGATTGCACGCTCAGTCAAGATATGTGGAAACGGATAGACACCATGTTCGGTCCTCATACCATTGATTTGATGGCCCTTCCATCTAACGTGCGCCACAATCGGTCTGGGAATTCCCTCCCTTTCTTTTCTCCGTTCCTGTGTCCACAATCAGCCGGGACTAATGTGTTTGCGCAAAGCATCGCAAGACAGGAAAACGCGTACGTGTTTCATCCTTTTTTGCTCATTGGCCCACTCTTCAGGTTTTTGGAGTCTCAGTCCTTTACTTTCACCATTATAGTGCCTGACATTTCCCCTAGGAAGTACTGCTGGCCCCTGGTTTTTTGTCGAGCATCGTGTGCGTACAAGCTAGCCTCCAAGGGCAATAATAACGTTCTTTTATTCCCAACAAAATCAGGTTCTTCGCCTTTGGCGCCACGCCCTCTCCAATGGGATCTTTGGGCTTTCCGAATTCATGGCTCATGA